A single genomic interval of Candidatus Tanganyikabacteria bacterium harbors:
- a CDS encoding right-handed parallel beta-helix repeat-containing protein yields APTPAPTATPAPTSALYVSTSGSDANAGTSSSPLRTVSAAASRAKAGMTIFINAGTYYEQVITRVAGAAGQEIVFKSHNGTATIDGSNLSWSVGGNQNQGLFELRHPYVRLDGLKITNSKNTGVLLNADNLTVDNCEVSFTQRHAISTETGRQTAAGGTMIRNITLSNNRVHDSTLGGNGQGQPISLIADGFLVARNTVYNNKEIGIDIWLGARHGEVVDNDVYGNTLTSGIFIDGASYVRVHRNRVRGNLHGIGISSEDSRYVTNYVWVYNNLIYDHTGGNAMFIWEPSTTGAGGVNYSRFFNNTAYNNKNSVYLDGKGVSRGNEVFNNAGPSTGTIYQTGPDSYSISNNVWNSSGWVNAGARDFRLVAGAPQIDKGKAIPAMSDDAGRTFTVPTDFGLLSRVTGALPDAGAWEYR; encoded by the coding sequence GCGCCGACCCCCGCCCCGACCGCGACCCCCGCTCCGACCTCGGCGCTCTACGTCTCGACCTCGGGCAGCGATGCCAATGCCGGGACCAGCAGTTCGCCGCTGCGGACCGTCTCGGCCGCCGCCAGCCGCGCCAAGGCCGGCATGACCATCTTCATCAACGCCGGGACCTACTACGAGCAGGTCATCACCCGCGTCGCCGGGGCCGCCGGCCAGGAGATCGTCTTCAAGAGCCACAACGGCACCGCCACGATCGACGGTTCCAACCTGTCGTGGTCGGTCGGCGGAAACCAGAACCAGGGGCTCTTCGAACTGCGCCACCCTTACGTGCGCCTCGACGGCCTGAAGATCACGAACTCGAAGAACACCGGCGTCCTGCTGAACGCCGACAACCTCACGGTCGACAACTGCGAGGTCTCGTTCACCCAGCGGCATGCCATCAGCACCGAAACCGGGCGGCAGACGGCCGCCGGCGGCACGATGATCCGCAACATCACGCTCTCGAACAACCGGGTGCACGACTCGACCCTGGGCGGAAACGGGCAGGGCCAGCCGATCAGCCTGATCGCCGACGGCTTCCTGGTCGCCCGCAACACCGTGTACAACAACAAGGAAATCGGCATCGACATCTGGCTGGGCGCCAGGCATGGCGAGGTCGTGGACAACGACGTCTACGGCAACACCCTGACCAGCGGCATCTTCATCGACGGCGCCTCCTACGTGCGGGTCCACCGCAACCGCGTGCGCGGCAACCTGCACGGCATCGGGATCTCTTCCGAGGACAGCCGCTACGTCACGAACTACGTGTGGGTCTACAACAACCTGATCTACGACCACACCGGCGGCAATGCCATGTTCATCTGGGAGCCTTCCACGACCGGCGCGGGCGGCGTCAATTACAGCCGCTTCTTCAACAACACCGCGTACAACAACAAGAACTCGGTGTACCTGGACGGCAAGGGCGTCTCGCGCGGCAACGAGGTCTTCAACAACGCGGGCCCCTCCACCGGCACGATCTACCAGACCGGCCCTGACAGCTACTCGATCTCCAACAACGTGTGGAATTCCAGCGGCTGGGTCAACGCCGGCGCGCGGGACTTCCGCCTGGTGGCGGGCGCCCCGCAGATAGACAAGGGGAAAGCGATCCCGGCCATGTCCGACGACGCCGGCCGCACCTTCACGGTACCGACCGACTTCGGCCTGCTCTCGCGGGTGACCGGCGCCCTGCCGGACGCCGGCGCCTGGGAGTACCGGTAG